In Candidatus Eisenbacteria bacterium, the following are encoded in one genomic region:
- a CDS encoding DUF1460 domain-containing protein — protein MIAAALLGLCLGWTSGYPLLYEAPPERIDALLRDPHWTVLGVEEKLAALARLRIHTPYRIGCLGEGRDPDRDPLFRLDETDCTVLVVTSAALLHAGSLEEAEGAIRRIHYRGGQPSYENRYHFTLDRITASPFFEEITARAAPDSLLEGITVRLNRDSAGGRLLPIDWEREVTIRYLPARRMNRTVAARLPSACGIAFLRLANVPKGYLVAHEGILLDGDRLFHASSRAGRVVESPLFDYLENTGFDGLLFYRFL, from the coding sequence ATGATCGCCGCCGCGCTGCTCGGGCTCTGCCTGGGCTGGACCTCCGGGTATCCTCTTCTCTATGAGGCGCCGCCGGAGAGGATCGACGCGCTCCTTCGGGATCCTCATTGGACGGTCCTCGGAGTCGAGGAGAAGCTCGCCGCCCTCGCCCGCCTTCGGATCCACACCCCCTACCGGATCGGCTGTCTCGGCGAAGGACGCGACCCGGACCGGGACCCTCTCTTCCGACTCGACGAGACGGACTGCACCGTGCTGGTCGTGACCTCGGCGGCCCTTCTTCACGCCGGTTCCCTGGAGGAGGCGGAGGGGGCAATTCGCCGGATCCACTACCGGGGGGGCCAACCCTCTTACGAGAACCGTTACCACTTCACTCTGGACCGGATCACCGCATCCCCCTTTTTCGAGGAGATCACCGCACGGGCGGCGCCCGACTCTCTTCTGGAGGGGATCACGGTACGGCTGAATCGGGACTCCGCCGGGGGACGTCTTCTCCCCATCGACTGGGAGAGGGAGGTGACGATACGCTATCTGCCCGCCCGCCGCATGAACCGGACGGTCGCGGCGCGCCTCCCCTCCGCCTGCGGAATCGCCTTCTTGAGGCTCGCCAACGTTCCGAAGGGCTATCTCGTTGCGCACGAAGGGATTCTGTTGGACGGCGACCGTCTGTTCCACGCATCCTCCCGCGCCGGCCGGGTGGTGGAAAGCCCACTCTTCGATTACCTCGAGAACACCGGCTTCGACGGCCTTCTCTTTTATCGCTTCCTCTGA
- the smpB gene encoding SsrA-binding protein SmpB: protein MEREIICTNRRARHDYRILDTVEAGLVLTGSEVKSLRRKHASLQESYARVEDDEVFLVGANIRTYEQAGRFNHEPIRKRKLLLKRSEIRKLRRQVEAKGITLVPLSLYFLGSWVKVEIGLALGKRSYDKRAAIAERDAAREMDRARKRDLHA from the coding sequence ATGGAACGGGAGATCATCTGCACCAACCGGCGGGCGCGCCACGACTACCGGATCCTGGACACGGTGGAAGCGGGCCTGGTTCTGACCGGCTCGGAGGTCAAATCGCTGCGCCGGAAACACGCGAGCCTGCAGGAGAGCTACGCCCGGGTCGAGGACGACGAAGTCTTCCTGGTCGGCGCCAACATCCGCACCTACGAGCAGGCGGGACGCTTCAACCACGAACCGATCCGGAAGCGGAAACTACTGCTGAAGCGCTCGGAGATCCGCAAACTCCGGAGACAGGTGGAGGCCAAGGGAATCACCCTGGTGCCTCTCAGCCTTTATTTTCTCGGGAGCTGGGTCAAAGTGGAGATCGGGCTCGCCCTGGGAAAGCGGAGCTACGACAAGCGAGCCGCCATCGCCGAGCGAGACGCCGCCCGCGAGATGGACCGCGCGCG